The proteins below come from a single Rhodococcus sp. WMMA185 genomic window:
- the betT gene encoding choline BCCT transporter BetT produces the protein MKPIDNVNNIREAGSSATDLANGGPPTPNDSSGKSAPPVSVNWPVFIGSSVGIVGIILWAWINQDNAESVIGSAVSWVAGNLGWFYILLVTVVLGFVVWAAMSSVGKVKLGPDHSKPVFGLFSWTAMLFAAGIGIDLMFFSVAEPVTQYLEPPTGAGETNEAARQALVWTLFHYGIIGWGLYALMGLALGYFAYRHNLPLSIRSALYPIFGKRINGALGNFVDIAALLGAIFGLATSLGIGVAQLNVGLNGLIGLPENTFAQAGLVAVAVIIATLSAVSGVNRGVRRLSEISVVVAIGLLLYVLVAGSTSFLFNGMVQNMGDFASRFPGMTLDTFAYDSQEAWLSAWTLFFWAWWIAWAPFVGLFLARISRGRTIRQFVVGTLTIPFLFILVYISIFGNSAIDIVRGGDAEFGATAMASPERAFYSLLEQYPGAPILAAIATFTGLLFYVTSADSGALVMSHFSSRMHDNESDGPAWVRIFWAVATGVLTLVALMIGGIATLQNATIIMGLPFAVVIMFIMLGLFKALQVEKNWAESLRKSLPNALSSRSAGGTTLHWRQRVERSMRFPGAEATERYATTVVGPALAEVAAELRSQGADATVGEQVVESCGIHTYHLNVPFEGERPFHYQVYPTEHQTPSYGQGAQKLDKYFRLEVFSADGSNGFDVFGFTKEQLISNVLDHYERQLEFLHRSTGLDSTAVDGDPVIDWSHDFETLDIVDQPRVEPGAEPAKDEARFELEPK, from the coding sequence ATGAAACCGATTGACAATGTAAACAATATTCGCGAGGCCGGATCGAGTGCCACTGATCTAGCCAATGGCGGACCACCAACACCCAACGACTCGTCAGGAAAATCTGCCCCGCCGGTTTCGGTGAACTGGCCGGTCTTCATCGGCTCCAGCGTCGGCATCGTCGGCATCATTTTGTGGGCGTGGATCAATCAGGACAACGCGGAATCCGTCATCGGCTCGGCCGTGTCCTGGGTTGCCGGCAACCTTGGCTGGTTCTACATCCTGTTGGTGACCGTGGTGCTCGGATTCGTCGTCTGGGCGGCTATGTCCAGCGTCGGCAAAGTCAAGCTCGGACCCGACCACTCCAAGCCTGTTTTCGGCCTCTTCTCCTGGACGGCGATGCTCTTTGCCGCCGGAATCGGCATCGACCTGATGTTCTTCTCGGTTGCCGAACCGGTCACGCAGTACCTCGAGCCGCCCACCGGAGCAGGCGAGACCAACGAGGCGGCCCGACAGGCACTGGTGTGGACGCTGTTCCACTACGGAATCATCGGGTGGGGTCTGTACGCCCTGATGGGCCTGGCTCTGGGCTACTTCGCCTACCGCCACAACCTCCCACTGAGCATCCGTTCCGCCCTCTACCCGATCTTCGGTAAGCGGATCAACGGCGCGCTGGGTAACTTCGTGGACATCGCCGCGCTGCTCGGTGCCATCTTCGGACTTGCCACGAGCCTCGGGATCGGCGTCGCTCAGCTCAACGTCGGGCTGAACGGTCTGATCGGGCTGCCTGAGAACACATTCGCCCAGGCGGGACTGGTCGCGGTTGCGGTGATCATTGCAACTCTGTCGGCGGTGTCCGGCGTCAATCGCGGTGTGCGACGGCTCTCGGAGATCAGCGTTGTCGTGGCCATCGGCCTGCTGTTGTACGTCCTCGTGGCCGGATCCACATCGTTCCTGTTCAACGGTATGGTGCAGAACATGGGCGACTTCGCCAGCCGCTTCCCTGGCATGACGCTCGATACGTTCGCCTACGACTCGCAAGAGGCCTGGCTCTCGGCGTGGACGCTGTTCTTCTGGGCGTGGTGGATTGCCTGGGCACCGTTCGTCGGCCTGTTCCTCGCCCGTATCTCCCGTGGCCGGACCATCCGTCAGTTCGTGGTCGGCACGCTGACCATCCCGTTCCTGTTCATCCTGGTCTACATCTCGATCTTCGGAAACAGTGCCATCGACATCGTTCGCGGAGGCGACGCCGAGTTCGGCGCGACCGCCATGGCATCCCCCGAGCGGGCGTTCTACTCGCTGCTCGAGCAATACCCGGGAGCCCCGATCCTCGCGGCGATCGCTACATTCACCGGTCTGCTGTTCTACGTCACCAGCGCCGACTCCGGCGCACTGGTGATGTCTCACTTCAGCTCCCGGATGCATGACAACGAATCCGACGGCCCCGCCTGGGTGCGAATCTTCTGGGCTGTCGCCACCGGCGTACTGACCCTGGTCGCACTCATGATCGGGGGTATCGCCACGCTGCAGAACGCCACGATCATCATGGGCCTGCCGTTCGCAGTCGTCATCATGTTCATCATGCTCGGCCTGTTCAAGGCGCTGCAGGTGGAAAAGAACTGGGCCGAGTCTCTGCGGAAATCGCTGCCCAACGCGCTGTCCAGCCGCAGTGCCGGCGGCACCACGCTGCACTGGCGCCAGCGCGTCGAGCGGTCTATGCGCTTCCCCGGTGCCGAAGCCACCGAACGCTACGCGACGACGGTTGTCGGACCGGCCCTTGCCGAGGTTGCGGCCGAACTCCGAAGCCAGGGGGCTGACGCGACAGTCGGCGAACAGGTAGTCGAATCCTGCGGAATCCACACCTACCACCTCAACGTTCCGTTCGAGGGTGAGCGTCCGTTCCACTACCAGGTCTATCCCACCGAACACCAGACACCCAGCTACGGCCAGGGCGCACAGAAACTGGACAAGTACTTCCGTCTCGAGGTGTTCTCGGCCGACGGCAGCAACGGGTTCGATGTGTTCGGGTTCACCAAGGAACAACTCATCAGCAACGTTCTCGACCACTACGAGCGGCAACTCGAGTTCCTGCATCGCAGCACCGGCCTCGATTCGACGGCTGTCGACGGCGATCCGGTCATCGACTGGTCACACGATTTCGAGACCCTCGATATCGTCGACCAGCCCAGGGTCGAGCCGGGAGCCGAGCCTGCAAAGGACGAGGCCCGCTTCGAATTGGAGCCCAAATGA
- a CDS encoding aldehyde dehydrogenase family protein, with the protein MSASTLFIDGKWQAAADGGVRDIECPATREHVGTVSEATRTDTEKAIAAARTAFDDGRWSGVPATERGAFLLRVAQRLRERKAEFARAESLDTGKRLVESEIDMDDITACFEYFGRAAAQDAGRLVDAGSATVVSRIQYEPVGVCGMITPWNYPLLQAAWKIGPALAAGCTFVLKPAELTPHTSILMMEVLDELGLPAGVANLVTGTGPEAGAPLSEHPDVDLVSFTGGLVTGRIVAAAAAATVKKVALELGGKNPNVIFADADFDAAVDNALNGAFVHSGQVCSAGARIVVQESIAEKFTDALVARAQQIRIGGPFDDRAETGPLISAAHRDKVDGYVKAGVAEGARVRCGGAFATGTSGNTDLDAGYYYLPTVLDQVRSGMSVVVDEAFGPVVTIETFTDEDDAVRIGNDTHYGLAGAVWTQDAGRAQRVANRLRHGTIWINDFHPYLPQAEWGGFGQSGVGRELGPTGLDEYREAKHIYQNIAPAVTGWFENVSQQENR; encoded by the coding sequence ATGAGCGCCAGCACCCTGTTCATCGACGGAAAGTGGCAGGCCGCCGCGGACGGGGGTGTCCGCGACATCGAGTGCCCCGCCACCCGTGAGCACGTCGGAACGGTCAGCGAGGCCACCCGCACCGACACCGAGAAGGCGATAGCCGCGGCGCGCACCGCCTTCGACGACGGCCGCTGGTCCGGTGTCCCCGCAACTGAGCGCGGCGCCTTCCTGCTTCGGGTGGCGCAGCGGTTGCGCGAACGCAAGGCGGAGTTCGCGCGAGCCGAATCCCTCGACACAGGGAAACGACTCGTCGAGTCCGAGATCGACATGGACGACATCACGGCGTGCTTCGAGTACTTCGGCCGCGCGGCCGCTCAGGATGCGGGGCGACTCGTCGACGCAGGCAGCGCCACAGTCGTCAGCCGCATCCAGTACGAACCGGTCGGCGTCTGCGGGATGATCACTCCCTGGAACTACCCGCTACTTCAGGCCGCGTGGAAGATCGGGCCCGCCCTGGCAGCGGGCTGCACATTCGTGCTCAAGCCGGCCGAGCTCACCCCGCACACTTCCATCCTCATGATGGAGGTGCTCGACGAACTCGGTCTGCCCGCGGGTGTCGCCAACCTCGTCACCGGTACCGGCCCCGAGGCCGGCGCTCCCCTGAGTGAGCACCCGGACGTAGACCTGGTCTCGTTCACCGGCGGGCTGGTAACCGGCCGGATCGTGGCAGCGGCCGCCGCCGCGACCGTCAAGAAGGTGGCGCTCGAGCTCGGTGGCAAGAACCCGAATGTGATCTTTGCCGACGCCGATTTCGATGCAGCTGTCGACAACGCACTCAACGGCGCGTTCGTCCACTCGGGGCAGGTGTGCTCCGCGGGTGCCCGGATCGTCGTGCAGGAGTCGATCGCCGAGAAGTTCACCGATGCACTGGTCGCCCGCGCACAACAGATCCGGATAGGTGGCCCGTTCGACGATCGCGCCGAAACCGGTCCGCTCATCTCTGCGGCGCACCGCGACAAGGTGGACGGGTACGTAAAGGCCGGTGTCGCGGAGGGTGCGCGGGTGCGCTGCGGCGGCGCATTCGCCACCGGCACGTCCGGGAACACCGATCTCGACGCGGGCTACTACTACCTGCCCACCGTGCTCGACCAGGTACGCAGCGGGATGTCCGTCGTGGTCGACGAGGCCTTCGGGCCCGTCGTCACTATCGAGACGTTCACCGACGAGGACGACGCCGTCCGAATCGGCAACGACACTCACTACGGCCTCGCCGGAGCAGTATGGACCCAGGACGCCGGACGAGCTCAGCGAGTGGCGAACCGGTTGCGTCACGGCACCATCTGGATCAACGACTTCCACCCGTATCTCCCGCAGGCCGAGTGGGGCGGATTCGGCCAGTCCGGCGTGGGTCGCGAACTCGGCCCCACCGGGCTCGACGAGTACCGTGAGGCCAAGCATATTTATCAGAACATCGCACCCGCCGTCACCGGCTGGTTCGAGAACGTATCTCAGCAGGAGAACCGATGA
- a CDS encoding GMC family oxidoreductase — protein MNESADGRAFDYVVIGGGSGGAAVAARLSEDPSVTVALIEAGPDDRGIPEVLQLDRWMELLESGYDWDYPVEPQENGNSFLRHARAKVMGGCSSHNSCIAFWPPAEDLDEWESEHGATGWNKDTLWPVLKRLETNEDAGPDAPHHGDSGPVHLMNVPPADPCGVALLEACEQDGIPTTRFNTGETVVNGANFLQINRRADGTRASSSVSYIHPIIERENFTLLTGLRATRLVFEGTRCIGVEVVDNQFGRPRIIRATGEVVLSAGAIDSPKLLMLSGIGPTVHLREHGIDVLVDSPGVGSNLQDHPEGVISWEALQPMVESSTQWWEIGVFTTVDEGLDRPDLMMHYGSVPFDMHTMRQGYPTAQNVFCLTPNITHARSRGTVRLRSRDFRDKPRVDPRYFTDPEGYDMRIMIAGIRRAREIAAQPAMSAWTGDELFPGKDVQSDEELADYIRRTHNTVYHPIGTVRMGPAGDNMSPLDPQLRVKGVQGLRVADASVFPEHTTVNPNITVMMVGERCADLIKADRG, from the coding sequence ATGAACGAATCGGCCGACGGCCGTGCCTTTGACTACGTCGTAATCGGCGGGGGATCTGGAGGTGCGGCCGTTGCGGCGCGGCTGTCGGAGGATCCCTCCGTCACCGTGGCGCTGATCGAAGCCGGCCCCGATGACCGGGGCATCCCCGAGGTGCTGCAACTCGATCGGTGGATGGAACTGCTCGAATCCGGTTACGACTGGGACTACCCCGTCGAACCGCAAGAGAACGGCAACTCCTTCCTTCGCCACGCCCGGGCCAAAGTGATGGGCGGATGCTCCTCGCACAATTCGTGCATCGCCTTCTGGCCTCCTGCCGAAGACTTGGACGAGTGGGAGTCGGAGCACGGTGCCACCGGCTGGAACAAGGACACCCTCTGGCCGGTGCTCAAGCGACTCGAGACCAACGAAGACGCCGGTCCGGACGCGCCGCATCATGGTGACAGCGGCCCCGTTCATTTGATGAACGTCCCGCCCGCCGACCCCTGCGGGGTGGCGCTTCTCGAGGCGTGCGAGCAGGATGGCATTCCCACCACTCGGTTCAACACCGGCGAGACCGTTGTCAACGGGGCCAACTTCCTACAGATCAACCGGCGCGCCGACGGCACCCGCGCCTCGTCCTCGGTGTCGTACATCCACCCGATCATCGAGCGTGAGAACTTCACGCTGCTGACGGGCCTGCGCGCCACGCGTCTGGTGTTCGAGGGCACCCGGTGCATCGGGGTCGAGGTGGTGGACAACCAGTTCGGGCGCCCGCGGATCATCCGGGCGACCGGCGAAGTGGTCCTGTCGGCCGGTGCTATCGATTCGCCGAAGCTGCTGATGCTCTCCGGTATCGGACCCACGGTGCACCTGCGTGAGCACGGCATCGACGTCCTGGTGGACTCCCCAGGCGTGGGCTCCAATCTGCAGGATCATCCCGAGGGCGTCATCTCATGGGAGGCGTTGCAGCCCATGGTCGAATCCTCCACTCAGTGGTGGGAGATCGGTGTGTTCACGACCGTCGACGAAGGCCTCGACCGGCCCGACCTGATGATGCACTACGGGTCGGTGCCCTTCGATATGCACACCATGCGGCAGGGCTACCCGACCGCTCAGAACGTCTTCTGCCTCACCCCCAACATCACACACGCACGTTCGCGTGGCACGGTGCGCCTGCGGTCGCGGGACTTCCGGGACAAGCCGCGAGTCGATCCTCGTTACTTCACCGACCCCGAGGGCTACGACATGCGGATCATGATCGCTGGAATCCGGCGCGCACGGGAGATCGCCGCTCAGCCGGCGATGAGTGCATGGACCGGCGACGAACTGTTCCCCGGAAAAGATGTGCAGTCCGACGAGGAACTGGCCGACTACATCCGCCGCACCCACAACACCGTCTACCACCCGATCGGCACCGTTCGGATGGGCCCGGCCGGTGACAACATGTCGCCGCTCGACCCGCAGCTGCGAGTCAAGGGTGTGCAGGGTTTGCGCGTCGCCGATGCTTCGGTGTTCCCGGAGCACACCACCGTCAACCCGAACATCACGGTAATGATGGTCGGCGAGCGGTGCGCGGATCTGATCAAGGCCGACCGAGGCTGA
- a CDS encoding arabinosyltransferase domain-containing protein yields the protein MPTPDSDRAGGESHRIGTHVARARLGAVVSAVVGILAAIALPFLPVQQTEARVSWPQNGSTTDVTAPLVSYTPTDLDIAIPCTAVREMAEAGGGVLVSTVPIGAAEPDRWALSARVIAGDGVEERLEVVARNTILLSTPVGSLSGTDCALSISSTPTQTVAAVTGSGGGDMEQVFDGDLRPQVVGVFSDLDGRAPDGLQVDATLDTRFTTSPTAVKLAAMVLAVLATTLALWSLHRLDATDGRRSRRLLPSSWWSFTRVDAVVVGVLGLWHIIGANTADDGYQLGMARAAGQSGYMANYFRWFGVPEAPFGTPFYDVLAWMTQLSTASVWVRVPALLAAILSWWLLSREVAPRLGVAARRTSLPLWTGALVFLAFWLPFNNGLRPEPVVATGVLLTWCSLERAIATRRLLPAAVAIVIAAFTVTAGPSGIICFAALISGARPIARIIADRARSVGRVALLLPLLSAGLVVLVAVFADQTFAAVREMQRVHAIGPNVAWFDEYMRYQWLFQDSTDGSLARRFAVFTMVLCLLTVIVALLRRGRIPGASLGPTRRIVGVTIGAMVLMMFAPTKWTHHFGIYAGLAAAVAIAASVAVAPAVLRSRRNRALFAAAVMSVLAISFAGRNGWWYVSSYGVPWFDKPPSIAGHGFAVALLAVAVLLLGLAAWFHIHPHASTRTDKPSRLWSVPPLTIAAAVMVAFEVLSLAKGAVSQYPAYSVARSNIDALTGAPCGLAHDVLLETDPNASMLQPLSGDIGAALSAGGVVGFTPNGVAQDLTPDTEEVASGTANTVDRTNADQDTSGGTAGTGGGFGGEGINGSTVALPFGLDPGTTPVLGSFGEGEIATVTTDWYQLPEPDSAGSRGDIVSISAAGRIRSVNPDGIEIYGQSLLLEYGASNTDGTVTALGSAVPIDIGPTPSWRNMRVPLDQLPPEADVVRIVATDNDGRPEQWLAFTAPRVPQTQTLQEVLGHDTPVLLDWAVGLNFPCQHQMLHANGVSEVPEYRISPDRPLAVVTGLWQDHYGGGPLGWTQLLLGARTIPSYLANDWDRDWGSIEQFVPINREAEPAQINTSTVTRSGLWTPGPINMAS from the coding sequence GGTGGGCGCTGTCTGCCCGGGTGATCGCGGGGGACGGCGTCGAGGAGCGGCTCGAGGTGGTTGCCCGGAACACGATTCTGCTGTCCACACCCGTCGGATCCCTGTCCGGTACGGACTGTGCGCTGTCGATCTCGTCGACTCCGACCCAAACTGTTGCCGCAGTCACAGGCAGCGGTGGCGGCGACATGGAGCAGGTCTTCGATGGCGATTTGCGCCCGCAGGTGGTCGGGGTGTTCTCGGACCTCGACGGCCGTGCACCGGATGGCCTGCAGGTCGACGCGACACTCGATACAAGGTTCACGACGTCGCCAACGGCAGTGAAGCTGGCAGCCATGGTGCTGGCCGTGCTCGCCACCACCCTCGCGTTGTGGTCGTTGCACCGGCTCGATGCCACTGATGGTCGGCGTTCGCGAAGGTTGCTGCCCTCCTCGTGGTGGTCGTTCACACGTGTTGACGCCGTTGTCGTCGGCGTTCTCGGGTTGTGGCACATAATCGGCGCGAACACAGCCGACGACGGTTATCAGCTCGGGATGGCTCGGGCTGCCGGCCAGTCCGGCTACATGGCGAACTACTTCCGCTGGTTCGGGGTCCCCGAGGCGCCCTTCGGAACTCCGTTCTACGACGTCCTTGCGTGGATGACTCAACTGTCGACGGCGAGCGTGTGGGTGCGCGTACCGGCACTTCTCGCCGCAATACTCTCCTGGTGGCTGCTCAGTCGTGAGGTCGCACCGAGGCTCGGTGTGGCAGCCCGGCGAACGTCACTGCCGCTGTGGACGGGTGCTCTGGTGTTTCTGGCGTTCTGGCTGCCGTTCAACAACGGTTTGCGTCCGGAACCGGTCGTCGCGACGGGCGTGCTGCTCACGTGGTGCTCACTGGAACGCGCCATCGCGACACGCCGACTGTTGCCGGCTGCTGTGGCGATCGTGATCGCGGCCTTCACGGTCACAGCCGGGCCGTCGGGCATCATCTGCTTCGCTGCGTTGATTTCTGGAGCCCGTCCGATCGCGCGGATCATCGCCGACCGTGCCCGATCGGTCGGACGCGTAGCGTTGCTGCTGCCGTTGCTGTCGGCCGGTCTGGTCGTACTGGTGGCGGTGTTCGCGGATCAGACGTTCGCGGCGGTGCGGGAGATGCAGCGCGTGCACGCGATCGGGCCCAACGTCGCTTGGTTCGACGAGTACATGCGCTATCAGTGGCTGTTCCAGGACAGCACCGACGGCTCCCTCGCACGCAGGTTCGCGGTGTTCACGATGGTGCTGTGTCTCCTGACGGTGATCGTGGCATTGCTTCGGCGGGGTCGGATTCCCGGTGCGTCGCTGGGGCCGACCCGCAGGATCGTTGGAGTCACCATCGGCGCGATGGTGTTGATGATGTTCGCGCCCACCAAGTGGACCCATCACTTCGGAATCTACGCCGGTCTGGCCGCAGCAGTCGCGATCGCCGCCTCGGTTGCGGTGGCCCCGGCGGTGTTGCGGTCTCGGCGCAACCGTGCGTTGTTCGCGGCAGCTGTGATGTCCGTGCTCGCGATCTCCTTCGCCGGTCGCAACGGCTGGTGGTACGTCTCGAGCTACGGCGTGCCGTGGTTCGACAAGCCGCCCTCGATTGCCGGCCACGGCTTCGCCGTCGCGCTCCTCGCGGTGGCGGTGCTACTCCTGGGCCTGGCCGCCTGGTTCCACATTCACCCGCACGCCTCCACGCGCACCGATAAGCCCTCACGATTGTGGTCTGTTCCACCGTTGACGATCGCTGCCGCGGTAATGGTCGCCTTCGAGGTGCTTTCGCTCGCGAAGGGCGCCGTCTCCCAGTACCCGGCGTACTCGGTGGCCAGGTCCAACATCGATGCACTCACGGGTGCGCCGTGCGGGTTGGCCCATGATGTACTTCTCGAGACCGACCCCAACGCCTCGATGCTGCAGCCGCTCTCCGGAGATATCGGTGCGGCTCTGTCCGCGGGTGGAGTCGTCGGATTCACACCGAACGGTGTCGCTCAGGACCTCACGCCGGACACCGAGGAAGTCGCCTCCGGAACCGCGAACACCGTCGATCGCACCAATGCCGATCAGGACACCTCCGGCGGCACCGCCGGAACCGGCGGAGGATTCGGCGGCGAGGGAATCAACGGCAGCACTGTTGCCCTGCCGTTCGGGCTCGATCCCGGAACCACTCCGGTACTTGGCAGTTTCGGCGAGGGTGAGATTGCGACGGTGACCACGGACTGGTACCAGCTTCCCGAGCCCGATTCGGCCGGTTCCCGAGGAGACATCGTGTCGATCTCGGCGGCAGGGCGGATTCGTTCCGTGAACCCCGACGGCATCGAAATATACGGGCAGAGTCTGCTTCTCGAATACGGAGCCTCGAACACTGACGGCACGGTGACCGCGCTGGGTTCGGCGGTGCCGATCGACATCGGACCGACCCCTTCGTGGCGGAACATGCGTGTTCCGCTCGACCAGTTGCCGCCCGAGGCCGATGTGGTTCGCATCGTTGCCACGGACAATGATGGCCGCCCCGAGCAGTGGTTGGCGTTCACGGCTCCACGCGTTCCGCAAACCCAAACGCTTCAGGAGGTATTGGGTCACGACACCCCGGTGCTGCTCGACTGGGCAGTGGGACTGAACTTCCCTTGCCAGCACCAGATGCTCCATGCCAACGGTGTATCGGAGGTTCCCGAGTACCGGATCTCTCCGGACCGCCCGCTCGCGGTCGTGACTGGCCTGTGGCAGGACCACTACGGCGGAGGCCCGCTCGGATGGACCCAGTTGCTGCTCGGGGCCAGGACCATCCCCTCGTACCTGGCCAATGACTGGGACCGAGACTGGGGGTCGATCGAACAGTTCGTCCCGATCAACCGCGAGGCAGAACCGGCACAGATCAATACCAGTACGGTCACCCGGTCCGGGCTGTGGACACCCGGACCGATCAACATGGCTTCCTGA